The sequence TCGAGATGCATCACCGGTTCAATGCCGAATACAGGTGAGAGCTTGTCTTGCGACTTAGGTGCCTGTCCTTCACCTGTCAATGGCTGGATACCGGTGATAGGATTCCCATGATGCCTCGACGACGTCAGCCATCTCCTGCGCCAGCTCAGACGGACGTGCCCGTGCGCCCCTTCCGCTTCGTGGGCGGAGAGGTGGTGCTGGACTTCATCAACACGGTGGACTGGGGGGACGACGTCCTCGTCCACGAGCGCCTCGTCGACTACTCCGCGCTCACACGCTGGGCCGAGGCCGCCGGAGTGCTCACGACGACGGAAGGACGTGCCTTGCGCCACACCGCCTCGCCCAACGCAGCCGCCTCGGCACACGCTGACGCACTGGGGCTGCGAGGCATCCTGCAGCAGCTCTTCTCCTCGGTGACGCAGGGGAAGGTGGCCACAGGGCCCTTCCGGACCTTCAACGCCGCGCTGGGAGAGGTGCTCCCACTCCGGTTACTCGCGCGCACCACGGCACGGCGCACGGACGCGGCGGCGGTGTGGACCTGGCGCGGGTGGGGAGAGAATCCCACGTGTGTGTTGTGGCCCGTCATCTGGTCCGCGGCGCAGTTGCTCGCGTCACCGGACGTCATGCACCTTCGCATGTGCGCCGGGCCCGTGTGCGGCTGGATGTACGTGGACCGGAGTCGCAACGGCCTGCGGCGCTGGTGCGAGATGCGTACCTGTGGTGCGCAGGACAAGGCGCGCCGCTACTACGCGCGGACGCACGGGCACTGAGCTTCGCGGTGGCAATCACCCGCGTGGAAGTGCGTCTACAACCAGGAGCGCCCACCGCAGTCCGGGCTACAAGACCCTTCAGGTACGACCCACGGCATGTCATGAGCGCCTCGTATTCAACCCAGCTCACGCAGCGAGTCTCGACGCTGGCGAGAAAGCCGCTCTGGCCCCTCTTCGCCTTGCTGTGTCTGGCCGTGGGCCTCTATCCCGGCATCTATCTCTTCGTCGACCGGAGCTTCGGGCTGCTCGCGACGAAGCCCCGCGAGCTGCTGGCCGATGCCGCCTGGAACGTGGCTTTCTACACGCACATCTCTCTGGGCGGCGTTGCGCTGGCAGTCGGATGGACGCAATTCGCCTCGAGACTGCGAAACAGCAGCCCTGGCACGCATCGACTCCTCGGCAAGCTCTACGTCGGGTCCGTCCTGCTGAGCGCGCTCGCGGGCATCTACATTGGCTTCTTTGCCACGGGTGGAGTCATCCCCTCGGCGGGCTTCGTCAGCCTGGGCATCATCTGGTTCTGCACGACGCTGTCTGCCTATCGGCTCATCAAGAACAGGCAGCTCGAAGCGCACCGGATCATGATGACCTACAGCTATGCCGCCTGCTTCGCAGGAGTCACGCTGAGAATCTGGTTGCCGCTCATGATTCCTGTCATGGGCGAGTTCGTTGCGGCCTACAGGATTGTCGCCTGGCTGTGCTGGATTCCCAACCTGGCCGTCGCGCATCTCATGACGCGCAGACAGCCGCAGGTGGCGTGAATCGTTATTGTCGTGACGGCGAACCGGGTGAGGACGGCGGGCCAGAGCGGCTACAGCAGCCACCGCCACGCCAGGCCCGCGAGCGTGGTGTAGCCGACCACCGCCCGCTCCACGCGACCCTCCGCGGACACGAAGAACACGGTGGGAAACGTGTCCACGCGCCAGTCTCGCTGCACGCCGTCGTCTCCGAGCAGCACGGGGTAGTCCACGTCGCGCTCCTTCACGTAGCGCCGCACGTCCTCCACGTCTTCGTAGGCGACCGCAACGGACACCACGTGCGCGGAGTCGCCCACCACGCTTCGGAGCAGCGAGAGGTTGGACGACTCCAGCTTGCAGACGCCGCACCACGGCGCCCAGAAGGCCAGCACCACGGGCTTGCCGCGCAGTGACTCCAGCTGCACCGACTCACCGGACAGCGTGCGCAGGGTGAAGTCCGGAGCGGGCGTACCGCTTCCAGGAAGTCGCCGTGTCTGCCACGCCGTCACCGCCGTGACGATGAGCGCCAGCAGCGCCAGGTCCACGCCCCAGCGCACCCACCAGCGCCGACGCGCCGACTCCCACGCGGTCCGCATCCGTCCGAGTGCTCCGGTACCGCTCTGCATCCCGCGTCTCCTCGGGCCTACGGCGCTTCATGCACCGCGCCATTTCGCGGACCGTAGCACCCGCCAGGGCCATCCAGGGGCGCGAGCGGGCTTGTCACCCGGAGGACATCAGGAAGCGG comes from Pyxidicoccus parkwaysis and encodes:
- a CDS encoding CGNR zinc finger domain-containing protein — encoded protein: MMPRRRQPSPAPAQTDVPVRPFRFVGGEVVLDFINTVDWGDDVLVHERLVDYSALTRWAEAAGVLTTTEGRALRHTASPNAAASAHADALGLRGILQQLFSSVTQGKVATGPFRTFNAALGEVLPLRLLARTTARRTDAAAVWTWRGWGENPTCVLWPVIWSAAQLLASPDVMHLRMCAGPVCGWMYVDRSRNGLRRWCEMRTCGAQDKARRYYARTHGH
- a CDS encoding DUF2306 domain-containing protein, which produces MSASYSTQLTQRVSTLARKPLWPLFALLCLAVGLYPGIYLFVDRSFGLLATKPRELLADAAWNVAFYTHISLGGVALAVGWTQFASRLRNSSPGTHRLLGKLYVGSVLLSALAGIYIGFFATGGVIPSAGFVSLGIIWFCTTLSAYRLIKNRQLEAHRIMMTYSYAACFAGVTLRIWLPLMIPVMGEFVAAYRIVAWLCWIPNLAVAHLMTRRQPQVA
- a CDS encoding peroxiredoxin family protein; translated protein: MQSGTGALGRMRTAWESARRRWWVRWGVDLALLALIVTAVTAWQTRRLPGSGTPAPDFTLRTLSGESVQLESLRGKPVVLAFWAPWCGVCKLESSNLSLLRSVVGDSAHVVSVAVAYEDVEDVRRYVKERDVDYPVLLGDDGVQRDWRVDTFPTVFFVSAEGRVERAVVGYTTLAGLAWRWLL